In one Dreissena polymorpha isolate Duluth1 chromosome 7, UMN_Dpol_1.0, whole genome shotgun sequence genomic region, the following are encoded:
- the LOC127839186 gene encoding WSC domain-containing protein 1-like, whose product MSFTRSEFYPKSLYNPTTADNSIPEPCGAVSWTNALESIITPDFFLRQTNRHTPKEQYFFFRNFTIENHTSEISIPRYFRKCLNITAEHLDITTLMTMNHSVFNDLQCPIPEPHFWDRNKWHTALASYMGSGNTWVRHLIETMSGVLTGSLYNDRQLLTAFEGEGQTERVIVIKTHELAMRHNHMFNRAVLLVRNPYDTILAWYNFERSKSHTGYMDRVDFVKRDWIQFILSVVLGWRRFIESWVLDFHGPVFLLSYKRLQTDFFNEIIRLALF is encoded by the exons ATGTCCTTCACTCGCTCAGAATTTTACCCCAAGTCGCTGTACAATCCCACAACCGCGGACAACTCAATCCCTGAACCATGTGGCGCGGTGAGCTGGACCAACGCGCTGGAGTCCATCATCACGCCGGACTTCTTCTtgcgacagaccaacagacacaCGCCCAAAGAGCAGTACTTTTTCTTCAGAAACTTTACCATAGAAAACCATACGAGCGAGATCTCCATACCGCGCTATTTCCGGAAGTGCCTGAATATCACGGCGGAGCATCTGGATATAACGACGCTAATGACGATGAATCACAGCGTTTTCAATGATCTTCAGTGTCCAATACCCGAGCCGCATTTCTGGGACCGAAATAAGTGGCAT ACTGCTTTGGCAAGCTACATGGGTTCTGGAAACACGTGGGTGCGACACCTGATAGAAACCATGTCGG GTGTTTTAACAGGCAGTCTGTATAATGATCGTCAGCTGTTGACCGCCTTTGAAG GCGAAGGCCAGACGGAGCGCGTGATTGTCATCAAAACGCACGAGCTCGCTATGCGCCATAATCATATGTTCAACCGCGCGGTATTGCTGGTTCGAAACCCCTACGATACCATACTGGCCTGGTACAATTTCGAACGTTCCAAGTCCCACACGGGGTATATGGACAGAGTAGATTTTGTGAAAAGAG attGGATACAATTTATTCTAAGTGTAGTCTTGGGTTGGAGAAGATTTATTGAAAGCTGGGTGCTTGATTTCCACGGGCCAGTTTTCCTTCTATCATATAAACGACTACAAACCGATTTCTTTAACGAAATCATCCGATTGGCGCTATTTTGA
- the LOC127839182 gene encoding uncharacterized protein LOC127839182 isoform X2 gives MEICPEFVVLQSAFKLVDSQAGEYLHTLKKTACRPYTTIIVTAINEICHGLQSDNDKESSLQWEQKLHATMLYCLVQKKYIDIQTPIRPGSIPCLNAMDMIVGLLPTYSTSLYFEIVKQKQWACYFFQALPLLDHTTAAGLLTDLLNHLLQEPVTLADREVISIATNTFLKHCLYVPPETSQILRECLCLLRVPRKHICTLYQEATTDLVTMGTEVAPIDNNNSDIFQQNAFYSDGITFWGGFVESNFDFLKMVIEDLNNRTSHFDTPISNDFCLLGQIGLLAYLYLVGNERALDCWLINNMFGGKVLSYENCGIDLIRPLYGYMVNKRLAKQIANQIDLNTLKSVLERFDFAAVAKTPVVKLVLETGASENGECPFRCLMLESKVFLQMVEGVRAYQTKDLVVDNQDGEDLFICGGDRVCDLQDVVYGETWTDDVTADALLWRIQESLPQMEGCMENLLQPKCWKFWQYDRLWDVLRQEIQILAKSKRLMQMLEIVLHYKQMGNSNQWESAQQLETGAGKSNKMEADTKLAKVTGEVILGSQNVKQREVIYPLTQLFTLAFQELSLTDQDCIVRQIHSSRDIRGLFPEIDRRELTHLFNKITSDMDAQVIKSVLLMCLKDPLVVMETIVSSCVQNERQARSTAAVLGYLKQTCSLTSPDWPERQLLTHVLSSWLTSEQLSDKQTKCFLIFLREMLQVENVIDVEGFLQFVILPHLSTDHLQTTAPTKVAMTLKMSLTLFLAILQSKCMAGFDWLNSIAEPIVLLVTLAGLLNECLVLWTHNPSLESDHTDLDTENVKTEMTLSKLAVKELTIACLKQLQTSWKGMDDDIFMNDACGSWLIDALHNHHWTVQVLLAEVLETVGLSKFAEQWKMTLVNSQLSLLDCCQVAAMSNTFSDALPVPRQMDYETWLKTLVLLLPHLMPSEVQNVFMYLSKLMNDSAELCWSYRTLSTNVLPSLDFRDVRSTLLMSQLLKDVYVTMTLTLTISKVKLALLQHSLRSYVAFIQTCCDSLTEPCATHLFCLSELFHHACELTVTLDPEVRDAVLVLMMHIVTRFKDVSMGISNDVQMTTNKKLKMASNCDKMLNSNRYACRYGRHLEQGMLRVLDDLPDEYEEKRMMKKQLLVDG, from the exons ATGGAGATTTGTCCTGAATTTGTTGTATTACAATCTGCCTTCAAACTTGTAGACAGCCAG GCTGGTGAATATCTACACACACTGAAGAAGACAGCTTGCAGACCATATACTACCATAATTGTAACTGCGATCAATGAAATATGCCATGGTCTACAAAGCGACAATGATAAAGAAAGCTCATTGCAATGGGAACAGAAGCTGCATGCTACAATGCTGTATTGCTTGGTtcagaaaaaatatattgatatacaG ACTCCTATTCGCCCAGGGTCCATTCCATGCCTGAATGCTATGGACATGATAGTAGGACTGCTTCCAACATACAGCACCAGCTTGTACTTTGAGATTGTCAAGCAAAAACAGTGGGCATGTTACTTCTTTCAG GCTCTGCCTCTTCTTGATCATACCACAGCGGCTGGTCTGCTTACTGACCTACTGAACCACTTGCTACAGGAACCTGTGACCTTGGCAGACAGAGAGGTCATCTCCATAGCAACCAATACTTTCCTGAAACACTGCTTGTATGTTCCACCGGAAACCAGCCAGATTCTAAGGGAATGCTTATGTTTGCTTAGAGTTCCAAGGAAACATATTTGCACACTGTACCAAGAGGCAACAACTGATTTGGTTACTATGGGAACAGAAGTGGCTCCCATTGATAACAATAACAGTGACATCTTTCAACAAAATGCCTTCTATTCAGATGGCATAACTTTTTGGGGTGGTTTTGTGGAAAGTAATTTCGATTTTCTAAAAATGGTAATTGAAGATTTGAATAATCGTACATCCCACTTTGATACTCCCATATCCAATGATTTTTGTTTGCTGGGACAAATTGGACTGCTAGCTTACCTGTATTTGGTTGGAAATGAAAGAGCACTAGATTGTTGGTTGATTAACAACATGTTTGGGGGTAAAGTGTTGAGTTACGAAAATTGTGGGATAGATTTAATCAGACCGTTGTACGGCTATATGGTAAACAAACGATTAGCAAAGCAGATAGCAAATCAAATTGACTTAAACACATTAAAGTCTGTACTTGAGAGGTTTGACTTTGCTGCTGTAGCAAAAACTCCAGTAGTAAAACTAGTACTTGAGACTGGAGCCAGTGAAAATGGAGAATGTCCTTTCCGGTGCTTAATGTTGGAAAGCAAGGTTTTCTTACAAATGGTTGAAGGTGTAAGAGCATACCAAACCAAGGATTTGGTTGTTGACAATCAGGATGGTGAGGATTTGTTTATTTGTGGTGGTGATAGGGTGTGTGACCTGCAGGATGTTGTTTACGGCGAGACATGGACGGATGATGTCACTGCGGATGCCCTCTTGTGGAGGATACAGGAAAGCCTTCCACAAATGGAGG gCTGTATGGAAAACTTGCTACAACCAAAATGCTGGAAGTTTTGGCAATATGACAg ATTGTGGGATGTCTTGAGACAAGAAATCCAAATTCTGGCAAAATCAAAGAGGCTTATGCAGATGTTAGAAATTGTGTTGCACTATAAACAAATGGGAAATAGTAATCAATGGGAAAGTGCTCAGCAATTGGAGACAGGAGCAGGGAAGAGCAATAAAATGGAAGCTGATACGAAATTGGCAAAAGTAACAGGGGAGGTTATTCTAGGAAGTCAAAATgtcaaacaaagggaggtaatttatccGCTGACACAGTTGTTCACCTTGGCATTCCAAGAGCTTTCATTGACAGATCAGGACTGTATAGTGAGACAGATCCATAGTTCGAGGGACATCAGAGGACTGTTTCCAGAAATAGATCGGAGGGAACTGACACACTTGTTCAACAAAATAACCTCAGATATGGATGCACAA GTCATAAAGTCTGTGCTGTTGATGTGCCTGAAGGACCCACTAGTTGTCATGGAGACCATTGTCAGCAGTTGTGTGCAAAATGAGCGGCAGGCAAGAAGCACTGCAGCG GTTCTTGGATACTTAAAGCAGACGTGCTCACTAACCAGTCCAGACTGGCCTGAAAGGCAGCTCCTCACACATGTCCTGTCCTCATGGCTGACATCAGAGCAACTGTCAGACAAGCAGACCAAGTGTTTCCTCATATTTCTTAGAGAAATGCTTCAG GTGGAGAATGTAATTGATGTAGAAGGCTTTCTTCAGTTTGTTATTTTGCCTCATCTCAGTACAGACCATCTTCAAACCACTGCACCCACTAAGGTTGCCATGACATTAAAAATGTCCTTGACATTATTTCTTGCCATTCTACAGTCCAAATGTATGGCAGGTTTTGATTGGTTGAACTCTATTGCTGAACCAATCGTTTTGCTCGTTACATTGGCTGGCTTGCTGAATGAGTGCTTAGTCCTATGGACCCACAATCCATCTCTGGAAAGTGACCACACTGACCTTGAcacagaaaatgttaaaacagAAATGACTCTTTCAAAATTGGCAGTAAAGGAATTGACCATAGCGTGTTTGAAGCAACTGCAAACTTCTTGGAAAGGGATGGACGATGATATTTTCATGAATG ATGCATGTGGAAGCTGGCTTATTGATGCCCTGCACAATCACCATTGGACGGTGCAGGTCCTGCTAGCTGAGGTGTTGGAAACTGTTGGCTTAAGTAAG TTTGCTGAGCAATGGAAGATGACACTGGTTAATTCCCAATTGTCCCTGTTGGACTGCTGCCAAGTGGCTGCCATGAGCAACACATTCTCTGATGCCTTGCCAGTTCCTAGACAGATGGACTATGAGACCTGGCTGAAAACATTAGTACTG TTGCTGCCACACCTGATGCCAAGCGAGGTTCAGAATGTCTTCATGTACCTTAGTAAGCTGATGAATGATTCCGCCGAACTCTGCTGGAGTTACCGGACCTTGTCAACCAATGTCCTCCCTTCTCTGGACTTCCGAG ACGTAAGGTCAACCCTTCTGATGTCACAGCTGCTCAAGGACGTTTATGTCACCATGACGCTGACCTTGACAATTTCAAAGGTCAAACTAGCTCTGCTTCAGCATTCATTGCGAAGTTATGTGGCATTCATTCAG ACTTGCTGTGATTCCTTAACAGAACCATGCGCTACACATTTGTTCTGCTTGAGTGAACTTTTCCACCACGCTTGTGAGTTGACCGTGACCCTTGACCCAGAGGTCAGAGATGCTGTGCTGGTGTTGATGATGCACATAGTTACTAGGTTCAAGGACGTTTCTATGGGCATTTCTAATGACGTTCAAATGACAACAAACAAGAAATTGAAGATGGCAAGTAACTGTGACAAAATGTTGAATTCCAACAGATATGCATGTAGATATGGGAGACATTTGGAGCAAGGAATGTTACGTGTACTTGACGATTTGCCTGATGAATATGAAGAGAAACGTATGATGAAAAAGCAACTGCTTGTAGATGGATAA
- the LOC127839182 gene encoding uncharacterized protein LOC127839182 isoform X5 — MAGEYLHTLKKTACRPYTTIIVTAINEICHGLQSDNDKESSLQWEQKLHATMLYCLVQKKYIDIQTPIRPGSIPCLNAMDMIVGLLPTYSTSLYFEIVKQKQWACYFFQALPLLDHTTAAGLLTDLLNHLLQEPVTLADREVISIATNTFLKHCLYVPPETSQILRECLCLLRVPRKHICTLYQEATTDLVTMGTEVAPIDNNNSDIFQQNAFYSDGITFWGGFVESNFDFLKMVIEDLNNRTSHFDTPISNDFCLLGQIGLLAYLYLVGNERALDCWLINNMFGGKVLSYENCGIDLIRPLYGYMVNKRLAKQIANQIDLNTLKSVLERFDFAAVAKTPVVKLVLETGASENGECPFRCLMLESKVFLQMVEGVRAYQTKDLVVDNQDGEDLFICGGDRVCDLQDVVYGETWTDDVTADALLWRIQESLPQMEGCMENLLQPKCWKFWQYDRLWDVLRQEIQILAKSKRLMQMLEIVLHYKQMGNSNQWESAQQLETGAGKSNKMEADTKLAKVTGEVILGSQNVKQREVIYPLTQLFTLAFQELSLTDQDCIVRQIHSSRDIRGLFPEIDRRELTHLFNKITSDMDAQVIKSVLLMCLKDPLVVMETIVSSCVQNERQARSTAAVLGYLKQTCSLTSPDWPERQLLTHVLSSWLTSEQLSDKQTKCFLIFLREMLQVENVIDVEGFLQFVILPHLSTDHLQTTAPTKVAMTLKMSLTLFLAILQSKCMAGFDWLNSIAEPIVLLVTLAGLLNECLVLWTHNPSLESDHTDLDTENVKTEMTLSKLAVKELTIACLKQLQTSWKGMDDDIFMNDACGSWLIDALHNHHWTVQVLLAEVLETVGLSKFAEQWKMTLVNSQLSLLDCCQVAAMSNTFSDALPVPRQMDYETWLKTLVLLLPHLMPSEVQNVFMYLSKLMNDSAELCWSYRTLSTNVLPSLDFRDVRSTLLMSQLLKDVYVTMTLTLTISKVKLALLQHSLRSYVAFIQTCCDSLTEPCATHLFCLSELFHHACELTVTLDPEVRDAVLVLMMHIVTRFKDVSMGISNDVQMTTNKKLKMASNCDKMLNSNRYACRYGRHLEQGMLRVLDDLPDEYEEKRMMKKQLLVDG; from the exons ATg GCTGGTGAATATCTACACACACTGAAGAAGACAGCTTGCAGACCATATACTACCATAATTGTAACTGCGATCAATGAAATATGCCATGGTCTACAAAGCGACAATGATAAAGAAAGCTCATTGCAATGGGAACAGAAGCTGCATGCTACAATGCTGTATTGCTTGGTtcagaaaaaatatattgatatacaG ACTCCTATTCGCCCAGGGTCCATTCCATGCCTGAATGCTATGGACATGATAGTAGGACTGCTTCCAACATACAGCACCAGCTTGTACTTTGAGATTGTCAAGCAAAAACAGTGGGCATGTTACTTCTTTCAG GCTCTGCCTCTTCTTGATCATACCACAGCGGCTGGTCTGCTTACTGACCTACTGAACCACTTGCTACAGGAACCTGTGACCTTGGCAGACAGAGAGGTCATCTCCATAGCAACCAATACTTTCCTGAAACACTGCTTGTATGTTCCACCGGAAACCAGCCAGATTCTAAGGGAATGCTTATGTTTGCTTAGAGTTCCAAGGAAACATATTTGCACACTGTACCAAGAGGCAACAACTGATTTGGTTACTATGGGAACAGAAGTGGCTCCCATTGATAACAATAACAGTGACATCTTTCAACAAAATGCCTTCTATTCAGATGGCATAACTTTTTGGGGTGGTTTTGTGGAAAGTAATTTCGATTTTCTAAAAATGGTAATTGAAGATTTGAATAATCGTACATCCCACTTTGATACTCCCATATCCAATGATTTTTGTTTGCTGGGACAAATTGGACTGCTAGCTTACCTGTATTTGGTTGGAAATGAAAGAGCACTAGATTGTTGGTTGATTAACAACATGTTTGGGGGTAAAGTGTTGAGTTACGAAAATTGTGGGATAGATTTAATCAGACCGTTGTACGGCTATATGGTAAACAAACGATTAGCAAAGCAGATAGCAAATCAAATTGACTTAAACACATTAAAGTCTGTACTTGAGAGGTTTGACTTTGCTGCTGTAGCAAAAACTCCAGTAGTAAAACTAGTACTTGAGACTGGAGCCAGTGAAAATGGAGAATGTCCTTTCCGGTGCTTAATGTTGGAAAGCAAGGTTTTCTTACAAATGGTTGAAGGTGTAAGAGCATACCAAACCAAGGATTTGGTTGTTGACAATCAGGATGGTGAGGATTTGTTTATTTGTGGTGGTGATAGGGTGTGTGACCTGCAGGATGTTGTTTACGGCGAGACATGGACGGATGATGTCACTGCGGATGCCCTCTTGTGGAGGATACAGGAAAGCCTTCCACAAATGGAGG gCTGTATGGAAAACTTGCTACAACCAAAATGCTGGAAGTTTTGGCAATATGACAg ATTGTGGGATGTCTTGAGACAAGAAATCCAAATTCTGGCAAAATCAAAGAGGCTTATGCAGATGTTAGAAATTGTGTTGCACTATAAACAAATGGGAAATAGTAATCAATGGGAAAGTGCTCAGCAATTGGAGACAGGAGCAGGGAAGAGCAATAAAATGGAAGCTGATACGAAATTGGCAAAAGTAACAGGGGAGGTTATTCTAGGAAGTCAAAATgtcaaacaaagggaggtaatttatccGCTGACACAGTTGTTCACCTTGGCATTCCAAGAGCTTTCATTGACAGATCAGGACTGTATAGTGAGACAGATCCATAGTTCGAGGGACATCAGAGGACTGTTTCCAGAAATAGATCGGAGGGAACTGACACACTTGTTCAACAAAATAACCTCAGATATGGATGCACAA GTCATAAAGTCTGTGCTGTTGATGTGCCTGAAGGACCCACTAGTTGTCATGGAGACCATTGTCAGCAGTTGTGTGCAAAATGAGCGGCAGGCAAGAAGCACTGCAGCG GTTCTTGGATACTTAAAGCAGACGTGCTCACTAACCAGTCCAGACTGGCCTGAAAGGCAGCTCCTCACACATGTCCTGTCCTCATGGCTGACATCAGAGCAACTGTCAGACAAGCAGACCAAGTGTTTCCTCATATTTCTTAGAGAAATGCTTCAG GTGGAGAATGTAATTGATGTAGAAGGCTTTCTTCAGTTTGTTATTTTGCCTCATCTCAGTACAGACCATCTTCAAACCACTGCACCCACTAAGGTTGCCATGACATTAAAAATGTCCTTGACATTATTTCTTGCCATTCTACAGTCCAAATGTATGGCAGGTTTTGATTGGTTGAACTCTATTGCTGAACCAATCGTTTTGCTCGTTACATTGGCTGGCTTGCTGAATGAGTGCTTAGTCCTATGGACCCACAATCCATCTCTGGAAAGTGACCACACTGACCTTGAcacagaaaatgttaaaacagAAATGACTCTTTCAAAATTGGCAGTAAAGGAATTGACCATAGCGTGTTTGAAGCAACTGCAAACTTCTTGGAAAGGGATGGACGATGATATTTTCATGAATG ATGCATGTGGAAGCTGGCTTATTGATGCCCTGCACAATCACCATTGGACGGTGCAGGTCCTGCTAGCTGAGGTGTTGGAAACTGTTGGCTTAAGTAAG TTTGCTGAGCAATGGAAGATGACACTGGTTAATTCCCAATTGTCCCTGTTGGACTGCTGCCAAGTGGCTGCCATGAGCAACACATTCTCTGATGCCTTGCCAGTTCCTAGACAGATGGACTATGAGACCTGGCTGAAAACATTAGTACTG TTGCTGCCACACCTGATGCCAAGCGAGGTTCAGAATGTCTTCATGTACCTTAGTAAGCTGATGAATGATTCCGCCGAACTCTGCTGGAGTTACCGGACCTTGTCAACCAATGTCCTCCCTTCTCTGGACTTCCGAG ACGTAAGGTCAACCCTTCTGATGTCACAGCTGCTCAAGGACGTTTATGTCACCATGACGCTGACCTTGACAATTTCAAAGGTCAAACTAGCTCTGCTTCAGCATTCATTGCGAAGTTATGTGGCATTCATTCAG ACTTGCTGTGATTCCTTAACAGAACCATGCGCTACACATTTGTTCTGCTTGAGTGAACTTTTCCACCACGCTTGTGAGTTGACCGTGACCCTTGACCCAGAGGTCAGAGATGCTGTGCTGGTGTTGATGATGCACATAGTTACTAGGTTCAAGGACGTTTCTATGGGCATTTCTAATGACGTTCAAATGACAACAAACAAGAAATTGAAGATGGCAAGTAACTGTGACAAAATGTTGAATTCCAACAGATATGCATGTAGATATGGGAGACATTTGGAGCAAGGAATGTTACGTGTACTTGACGATTTGCCTGATGAATATGAAGAGAAACGTATGATGAAAAAGCAACTGCTTGTAGATGGATAA
- the LOC127839182 gene encoding uncharacterized protein LOC127839182 isoform X1: MFWQEFYITKQILHLTSPSEVFCNLNAGEYLHTLKKTACRPYTTIIVTAINEICHGLQSDNDKESSLQWEQKLHATMLYCLVQKKYIDIQTPIRPGSIPCLNAMDMIVGLLPTYSTSLYFEIVKQKQWACYFFQALPLLDHTTAAGLLTDLLNHLLQEPVTLADREVISIATNTFLKHCLYVPPETSQILRECLCLLRVPRKHICTLYQEATTDLVTMGTEVAPIDNNNSDIFQQNAFYSDGITFWGGFVESNFDFLKMVIEDLNNRTSHFDTPISNDFCLLGQIGLLAYLYLVGNERALDCWLINNMFGGKVLSYENCGIDLIRPLYGYMVNKRLAKQIANQIDLNTLKSVLERFDFAAVAKTPVVKLVLETGASENGECPFRCLMLESKVFLQMVEGVRAYQTKDLVVDNQDGEDLFICGGDRVCDLQDVVYGETWTDDVTADALLWRIQESLPQMEGCMENLLQPKCWKFWQYDRLWDVLRQEIQILAKSKRLMQMLEIVLHYKQMGNSNQWESAQQLETGAGKSNKMEADTKLAKVTGEVILGSQNVKQREVIYPLTQLFTLAFQELSLTDQDCIVRQIHSSRDIRGLFPEIDRRELTHLFNKITSDMDAQVIKSVLLMCLKDPLVVMETIVSSCVQNERQARSTAAVLGYLKQTCSLTSPDWPERQLLTHVLSSWLTSEQLSDKQTKCFLIFLREMLQVENVIDVEGFLQFVILPHLSTDHLQTTAPTKVAMTLKMSLTLFLAILQSKCMAGFDWLNSIAEPIVLLVTLAGLLNECLVLWTHNPSLESDHTDLDTENVKTEMTLSKLAVKELTIACLKQLQTSWKGMDDDIFMNDACGSWLIDALHNHHWTVQVLLAEVLETVGLSKFAEQWKMTLVNSQLSLLDCCQVAAMSNTFSDALPVPRQMDYETWLKTLVLLLPHLMPSEVQNVFMYLSKLMNDSAELCWSYRTLSTNVLPSLDFRDVRSTLLMSQLLKDVYVTMTLTLTISKVKLALLQHSLRSYVAFIQTCCDSLTEPCATHLFCLSELFHHACELTVTLDPEVRDAVLVLMMHIVTRFKDVSMGISNDVQMTTNKKLKMASNCDKMLNSNRYACRYGRHLEQGMLRVLDDLPDEYEEKRMMKKQLLVDG, from the exons atgttttggcaagAGTTctacataacaaaacaaatactGCATTTGACCAGCCCTTCTGAGGTTTTCTGCAATCTTAAT GCTGGTGAATATCTACACACACTGAAGAAGACAGCTTGCAGACCATATACTACCATAATTGTAACTGCGATCAATGAAATATGCCATGGTCTACAAAGCGACAATGATAAAGAAAGCTCATTGCAATGGGAACAGAAGCTGCATGCTACAATGCTGTATTGCTTGGTtcagaaaaaatatattgatatacaG ACTCCTATTCGCCCAGGGTCCATTCCATGCCTGAATGCTATGGACATGATAGTAGGACTGCTTCCAACATACAGCACCAGCTTGTACTTTGAGATTGTCAAGCAAAAACAGTGGGCATGTTACTTCTTTCAG GCTCTGCCTCTTCTTGATCATACCACAGCGGCTGGTCTGCTTACTGACCTACTGAACCACTTGCTACAGGAACCTGTGACCTTGGCAGACAGAGAGGTCATCTCCATAGCAACCAATACTTTCCTGAAACACTGCTTGTATGTTCCACCGGAAACCAGCCAGATTCTAAGGGAATGCTTATGTTTGCTTAGAGTTCCAAGGAAACATATTTGCACACTGTACCAAGAGGCAACAACTGATTTGGTTACTATGGGAACAGAAGTGGCTCCCATTGATAACAATAACAGTGACATCTTTCAACAAAATGCCTTCTATTCAGATGGCATAACTTTTTGGGGTGGTTTTGTGGAAAGTAATTTCGATTTTCTAAAAATGGTAATTGAAGATTTGAATAATCGTACATCCCACTTTGATACTCCCATATCCAATGATTTTTGTTTGCTGGGACAAATTGGACTGCTAGCTTACCTGTATTTGGTTGGAAATGAAAGAGCACTAGATTGTTGGTTGATTAACAACATGTTTGGGGGTAAAGTGTTGAGTTACGAAAATTGTGGGATAGATTTAATCAGACCGTTGTACGGCTATATGGTAAACAAACGATTAGCAAAGCAGATAGCAAATCAAATTGACTTAAACACATTAAAGTCTGTACTTGAGAGGTTTGACTTTGCTGCTGTAGCAAAAACTCCAGTAGTAAAACTAGTACTTGAGACTGGAGCCAGTGAAAATGGAGAATGTCCTTTCCGGTGCTTAATGTTGGAAAGCAAGGTTTTCTTACAAATGGTTGAAGGTGTAAGAGCATACCAAACCAAGGATTTGGTTGTTGACAATCAGGATGGTGAGGATTTGTTTATTTGTGGTGGTGATAGGGTGTGTGACCTGCAGGATGTTGTTTACGGCGAGACATGGACGGATGATGTCACTGCGGATGCCCTCTTGTGGAGGATACAGGAAAGCCTTCCACAAATGGAGG gCTGTATGGAAAACTTGCTACAACCAAAATGCTGGAAGTTTTGGCAATATGACAg ATTGTGGGATGTCTTGAGACAAGAAATCCAAATTCTGGCAAAATCAAAGAGGCTTATGCAGATGTTAGAAATTGTGTTGCACTATAAACAAATGGGAAATAGTAATCAATGGGAAAGTGCTCAGCAATTGGAGACAGGAGCAGGGAAGAGCAATAAAATGGAAGCTGATACGAAATTGGCAAAAGTAACAGGGGAGGTTATTCTAGGAAGTCAAAATgtcaaacaaagggaggtaatttatccGCTGACACAGTTGTTCACCTTGGCATTCCAAGAGCTTTCATTGACAGATCAGGACTGTATAGTGAGACAGATCCATAGTTCGAGGGACATCAGAGGACTGTTTCCAGAAATAGATCGGAGGGAACTGACACACTTGTTCAACAAAATAACCTCAGATATGGATGCACAA GTCATAAAGTCTGTGCTGTTGATGTGCCTGAAGGACCCACTAGTTGTCATGGAGACCATTGTCAGCAGTTGTGTGCAAAATGAGCGGCAGGCAAGAAGCACTGCAGCG GTTCTTGGATACTTAAAGCAGACGTGCTCACTAACCAGTCCAGACTGGCCTGAAAGGCAGCTCCTCACACATGTCCTGTCCTCATGGCTGACATCAGAGCAACTGTCAGACAAGCAGACCAAGTGTTTCCTCATATTTCTTAGAGAAATGCTTCAG GTGGAGAATGTAATTGATGTAGAAGGCTTTCTTCAGTTTGTTATTTTGCCTCATCTCAGTACAGACCATCTTCAAACCACTGCACCCACTAAGGTTGCCATGACATTAAAAATGTCCTTGACATTATTTCTTGCCATTCTACAGTCCAAATGTATGGCAGGTTTTGATTGGTTGAACTCTATTGCTGAACCAATCGTTTTGCTCGTTACATTGGCTGGCTTGCTGAATGAGTGCTTAGTCCTATGGACCCACAATCCATCTCTGGAAAGTGACCACACTGACCTTGAcacagaaaatgttaaaacagAAATGACTCTTTCAAAATTGGCAGTAAAGGAATTGACCATAGCGTGTTTGAAGCAACTGCAAACTTCTTGGAAAGGGATGGACGATGATATTTTCATGAATG ATGCATGTGGAAGCTGGCTTATTGATGCCCTGCACAATCACCATTGGACGGTGCAGGTCCTGCTAGCTGAGGTGTTGGAAACTGTTGGCTTAAGTAAG TTTGCTGAGCAATGGAAGATGACACTGGTTAATTCCCAATTGTCCCTGTTGGACTGCTGCCAAGTGGCTGCCATGAGCAACACATTCTCTGATGCCTTGCCAGTTCCTAGACAGATGGACTATGAGACCTGGCTGAAAACATTAGTACTG TTGCTGCCACACCTGATGCCAAGCGAGGTTCAGAATGTCTTCATGTACCTTAGTAAGCTGATGAATGATTCCGCCGAACTCTGCTGGAGTTACCGGACCTTGTCAACCAATGTCCTCCCTTCTCTGGACTTCCGAG ACGTAAGGTCAACCCTTCTGATGTCACAGCTGCTCAAGGACGTTTATGTCACCATGACGCTGACCTTGACAATTTCAAAGGTCAAACTAGCTCTGCTTCAGCATTCATTGCGAAGTTATGTGGCATTCATTCAG ACTTGCTGTGATTCCTTAACAGAACCATGCGCTACACATTTGTTCTGCTTGAGTGAACTTTTCCACCACGCTTGTGAGTTGACCGTGACCCTTGACCCAGAGGTCAGAGATGCTGTGCTGGTGTTGATGATGCACATAGTTACTAGGTTCAAGGACGTTTCTATGGGCATTTCTAATGACGTTCAAATGACAACAAACAAGAAATTGAAGATGGCAAGTAACTGTGACAAAATGTTGAATTCCAACAGATATGCATGTAGATATGGGAGACATTTGGAGCAAGGAATGTTACGTGTACTTGACGATTTGCCTGATGAATATGAAGAGAAACGTATGATGAAAAAGCAACTGCTTGTAGATGGATAA